The Micromonospora siamensis genome contains the following window.
GATCGACCAGCGGGGCGTGCTGACCAACCCGGTGCTGCTGAATTCGCTGCTGCGTGAGATGGGCGGCGGGCTGGTCACCGAGACCGGCCGGGCCACCCTGCCGCAGTTGCTCGTCCCGGCGGCGACGGCGGCCCGGGCCGAACCGGTGGCGATCTCCCTGCCGGCGGGCTTCGCCGAGGGGCGGCCGGGCGGGGTGGCGCTCGACCGGTCGGCGCCGGCCTTCTTCGCCGCGCTGCGCGAGGACCGGCTGGCCGCCTGGACGGCCGCGAACCCCAGGTGGGTCAATCCGCTGGACTGACCCTCGACCCGGTCCCGCCCCGCTGGGCGGGGCCGGGCGCGTCGGTCAGCGGTAGTCGTCCTCGTCGCCGGTGACCACCCGGGCCTGCTCCATGGCGTCCCAGTCGTCGACCTCCAGGCCCCGGTACGGCTCGGGCTCGGCGTCGCCGGGGTCGGTCGAGGTGGCCTGCTCGACCGCGTCGGCCGGCTCCGCCTCCGGGTCCCGCTCCTCCGGAGCGAGGTGGTCGCTCGGGGTGAAGTCCTCGTCGGGCTGACCCATCTTCCCTCCCTGGATCTCGGCGGGCAGTTGCTCCACCCACCGTACGGGCTGCGTCGGGCAGCCGCCCGAGTCGTCCGATTGCCGCACCGGGTTGGCGGGGCGGTGCCAGGATGAGGGGGTGGGTTTCCTGATCCGGCTGGTGATCACCGCGATCGCGCTGTGGGTCACCACGCTGATCGTGCCCGGGGTCGAGGTCTCCGGGCGCAACGGGGCGAACACGGCGCTCACCCTGCTCGTGGTGGCGCTGATCTTCGGCGTGGTCAACGCGGTGCTCAAGCCGGTCATCAAGGTGTTCGGCTGCGTGTTCTACCTGCTCACGCTCGGCCTGTTCGCGCTGGTCGTGAACGCGCTGCTGTTCCTGCTCACCGACTGGATCGCCCGTGGGCTGCACCTGCCGTTCCACGTGGACGGCTTCTGGGCGGCGTTCTGGGGGGCCATCGTGATGGCGGTGGTGAGCTGGCTGATCAGTGTGGCCGTACCGGACCGGCTGGAGAGCCGGTGACGGGTCGGTTGTGCCCGTCGCCACCTTCTACGGGATACTTCCCGCGGTGGACAGCGCGGTCCGGCGCACCAACGGAATGAAGCGGCCTGCACGGCCGACAGCGGTAAGTAAGGAGCGCATCACATGCCCATCGCTTCCCCCGAGGCTTACGCGGAGATGCTGGACCGCGCCAAGGCTGGCCGGTACGCGTACCCCGCGATCAACGTGACCTCGTCGCAGACCCTGAACGCGGCGCTGAAGGGCTTGGCCGACGCGGAGAGCGACGGCATCATCCAGGTCTCCACCGGTGGCGCGGAATACCTCTCCGGCCCGTCGGTCAAGGACATGGTGACCGGCGCGGTGGCGTTCGCGGCGTACGCGCACGAGGTGGCCAAGAAGTACCCGGTCAACATCGCGCTGCACACCGACCACTGCCCCAAGGACAAGCTGGACAAGTTCGTCCGGCCGCTGATGGGCATCTCGCAGGAGCGGGTGAAGGCCGGCCAGGAGCCGCTGTTCCAGTCGCACATGTGGGACGGCTCGGCCGTGCCGGTGGCGGAGAACCTGGAGATCGCCGCGCAGCTGCTCGACGAGGCCGCCAAGGGCAAGATCGTCCTCGAGATCGAGGTCGGCGTTGTCGGTGGCGAGGAGGACGGTGTCGAGAACGCCATCAACGACAAGCTCTACACCACCGTCGACGACGGCCTGGCCATGGTGGAGGCGCTCGGCCTGGGCGAGAAGGGCCGCTACATGGCGGCGCTGACCTTCGGCAACGTGCACGGCGTCTACAAGCCGGGCAACGTCAAGCTCCGTCCCGAGGTGCTCAAGCAGATCCAGGACGCGGTCGGCGCCAAGTACGGCAAGGAGAAGCCGCTCAGCCTGGTCTTCCACGGTGGTTCCGGCTCGCTGCTGTCCGAGATCCGCGAGGCGCTGGACTACGGCGTGGTGAAGATGAACATCGACACCGACACCCAGTACGCCTTCTCCCGCCCGGTCGCGGACCACATGTTCCGCAACTACGACGGCGTGCTGAAGGTGGACGGCGAGGTCGGCAACAAGAAGATGTACGACCCGCGGGTCTGGGGCAAGGCCGCCGAGGCCGGCCTCGCCGCCCGGGTCGTGGAGGCCTGCGAGCACCTGCGCTCCACCGGCACCCGGATGAAGTGACGAGCGATCGTTGAACGGGCCCCTCGCCAGTCGGCGGGGGGCCCGTTCGTCTCACGCGGTCAGGACGCGGACCGCCTCCCGCACGTCGTCGGTGAGCAGGACGGTGCCCGACAGGTCCCCGAACGGCGAGGCGGCGAGCAGCGGCCGCAGCAGCGCCTCCACCGGCAGCTCGTCGGTCCAGTACGCCCGGTCCAGGAAGACGTACGCACCGCTGGCGCCGTCCGTGCCGTAGTAGGTCTTCGTCGCCGCCTGGAAGACCTCCTGCACGGTGCCGGCCTTCCCCGGGGCGAAGACGATCCCGCCCCGGGCCAGCCGAAGGATGGTGTCCTCCCGGATCGCGTTGGAGAAGTACTTCGCGATCCGGCCGGCGAACAGGTTCGCCGGCTCGTGCCCGTACAGCCAGGTGGGGATGGCCAGCCCGCCCGAGCGGGCCCAGCCGGTGTCGGCGGGGGCGGGACGCTGCGCTGGCAGGGACGGGCCGGCCGCGTACCGGGTGCGGACCCGCAGCGCGACCTCGGTGTAGCGGTCGTGGTCGGTGAAGTCGGGCGCCGTGGCGAGCAGGTCGATCGCCGCGGTCAACTCGTCGGCCGGCCAGGCGGAGAGGAACGCGCCCAGGTTGGCCGCCTCCATCACACCGGGCCCGCCGCCGGTCACCACCAGCCGGTCGGCCCGGGCCAGCTCCCAACCCAGCACGGCCGCCATCCGGTACGCGGCGCTGCCGCGCGGCACCGCGTGCCCGCCCATCACGCCGACCACGGACTGCGGCCCGTGCGCGTCCAACCAGGCCCGGGTCGCGTCGACCAGGGCGTTGTCCACGCCGTGGTCGTGCAGCCGCTGGCCGAGCGCCTCCCGGACGTCGGGCAGTGCCCCGCCGTGCGCCCGGAAGTGCTCGTACACCCGGGTGTCGTACATGCCGGCGAACCCGCCGTCGGCGAACCCGGCGGCCAGGTCGTCGGCGCTGTAGAGGTGGGACGGCTGGGTCGGGTAGGGCAGGCCGGAGAAGGGCGGCACCACGTTCGCGCCGCGCCGGACCAGGTCGGCGCCGACCTCCCGGCCGGCGAACCGGCAGCCCACGAAGAGGGTGCCGGTGACCTCGGTCCCGGTCAGGTCGGGGACGGGGTCGAGGTCCAGTCGCAGGCCCTGCACGGTGACCCCGGCGAGGCTGCCGGTGGCCAGCCGCCGGTCGAACGCGGAGCGGGTCTCGATCTCTTCGACGGTGTGTCGGTGCGGCGCGATGACGTCTGCGGGAGGTGGGGTCGGCACCAGGTCATCCTGCCCGGAGCGGGCAACCCGGCAAACCTTCGGCGACGGGCGGCCCCCGGAGACGACAGGAGCCCGACGGCCAGGCCGTCGGGCTCCTGCGTAACCGGGTCCTGGGGAGGCTCCGGACCAATAGTTGTAGTGGAAAACATCCCGTCACGGCATGGGCCGCGGGTACCTGTCGGCCGGGCCGCGGGCGTGACCAACGCCTCAGCCGTTCAGTCAGCCGGCTCCCCGGACCCCCTCGCGCGGCGGCGGGCGAAGCGGGTTGAATGGGGCGATGCAGAACCTGTTGCCTGAGCCACCGGCCACCCTCCTGCCCGCGCACGAGGAGGCCGACGCCATCCTCGCGGCCGCCGCCGAACAGGGCACCGACGAGGCGTACGCCGAGGTCGCGGCCCGTTTCCCGAGCTACAGCGCCGGTTGGGGCGCGCTGGCCAGCCGGGCGCTGGACGCCGGCCAGGTCGTCCAGGCGTACGCCTACGCGCGCACCGGCTACCACCGTGGCCTGGACCAGCTGCGCCGCAGCGGCTGGAAGGGCCACGGCCCGGTGCCCTGGTCGCACGTGCCGAACCAGGGCTTCCTGCGCTGCCTGTACGTGCTGTCCCGGGCCGCGGGCGAGATCGGCGAGGCCGACGAGGCGGCCCGCTGCGCCCAGTTCCTCCGCGACTGCGACCCGGCCGCCGGGGACGCCCTCGCCGGCAACTGACGACCGCGCCGCCCGGCCGACCCGTGCAGGGTCGGCCGGGCGCTGTTCAGAGCCCTTCGGCCACCGAGGCGGCGATCTTCAACCAGGCGTCCCGGGTGGCCGAGGAGAGCTGGCCGTACCGGATCGGCTCGCCGGTGTCGATCAACCGCTCGTACGGCGCCAGCAGCACCGCCCGGGTCCGGGCGGCGAAGTGCGCCTGGATCGCCGGCAGGTCGATCTCCTTGCGGGACGGTGGCATCGACACCACGGTGACCGCCTGCCGGACCAGCCGCTGCCGGCCGCTCTGCTCCAGGTGGTCGAGCATCCGGGCGGCGGTCTCCGCCGAGTCGTTCCGAGCCGACATGGTGACCACCAGCTGGTCGGTGGCGTCCATCGCGGCCTGCCAGTTCTGCGCCCGGACGTTGTTGCCGGTGTCCACGAAGATCAGCTTGTAGAAGCGGCTGACCACGTCCCGGATCTCGGCGAAGGCTGCCGCGGTCAGCATCTCGCCGCCGGTGGCCGACTCGTCCGAGGCGAGCACGTCGAACATCCCCTCGCCCTGCGAGCGGACGTACTGCGACAGGTCCCCGACCCGGCCGTGCGCGCCCTGGAACTGCCCGAGGTCGCGCAGCATGTCCCGCACCGTACGCGAGTGGAAGTCCTGCTGGGCCCGCATCCCCAGGGTGCCCTGGGTCTCGTTGTTGTCCCAGGCCAGCACGTACCCGCCGCGCTTCTGCCCGAAGGTCATCGCGAGCAGCAGGATGGCGACGGTCTTGCCGGCGCCGCCCTTGGGGTTGACCACGGTGACCTGACGCAGCCCGCCGAAGTTGCGGCGCACCATCTCGATGTCCCGGCGGATCTCCTGCTCGTGCCGGCCCGGGGCGAGCCGCAGCAGCCCCATCCGGTTGACCACCGCCCGGACGCCTATGGTGGCGACCGGGTCGACCGGCCGGGCCTGCCGGCGGCGGGCGAAGTCCTCCGCGGTCGGGGTGGGCCCGGCCTCCGGCGTCCAGCCCTGCTGGGCCGGCGGCACCCGGGTCACCCCGTCCGCCTCCTGGTACGGCTGCTGGGGCACCGGGGAGACGCCGGGTACGCCCTGCTGCCAGGCCGGCGGATACCAGCCGCCCGCCTGCGGCTGCGGGGCCGGACCCGGCACGGCCGGTGGCGGATGGCCGGGGACGCCCGGCGACGGCGGGAACGGCCCGAGCCGCGGAGTGGCCGCCTCCGGCTGCCCCGCCGCCTGCTGGGCGGCTCCGGCCTGCTCGTGCGGCGGCCCCGGCTGGTGCTGGGCGGCTCCAGCCTGCTGGTACAGAGGTTCGGCGTGGGGTTGGGCGGCCCCGGCCTGCTCGTGCGGCGGCCCGGCCTGGGGGTGGAGAGGTCCGGGCTGTTGGGTCGGCGGCCCGACCTGGTGCTGGGGAGGTCCGGCCTGCGGGTGGGGTGGGGCGAGCTGTGGATGCGGCAGCCCGGCCTGCGGGGGGAGCGGGCCCGGATGCGGTGGCTGCTGTTGCGGCGACCTGGCCTGGGCGGGGCCGGCGTGCGGGGGCGCGGCCTGCGGCCCGTGGACCGGCTCCTCCCCGGGCGGCCCGGCGGTGCCCGGCGGTCCGTCCGCCGGCTCGCCGGTGGTGGTGGCCCGCTGCGGCGGCTGCGCCCAGGGCGACTCACCGGCGTTCCGCGCGCCGTTCGCTGTCGCGCCGGCGACTCCCGGCTGCGCCTCGGCGGCCGACCGGCCGTCGGCCGGAGTCGCCGGGGCCGTCGCCGGGGCCGTCGCCGCGACCGTCGCCGGGGCCGTCGCCGCGACCGTCGCCGGGGCCGTCGCCGGGGCCGGGGCCGGGGCCGGGGCGGGAGCCGGGGTGACCGGGGCCGGGGGTGGCGTCTCCGGCGGGTTCTGGGCGGGTGCGCCGGCAGCCCGGGGCGGCGCCGGGGACTCGGCCACGACCGGCCAGGCCGGTGCCCCGGGCCCGGGCCGGGGCGGCGTGGGCAGCGGCTGGTCCAGGGTGAACGGCTGGTCGAGGTCGACCGGCGCGGGCCCCGGTGGGC
Protein-coding sequences here:
- the fbaA gene encoding class II fructose-bisphosphate aldolase, whose protein sequence is MPIASPEAYAEMLDRAKAGRYAYPAINVTSSQTLNAALKGLADAESDGIIQVSTGGAEYLSGPSVKDMVTGAVAFAAYAHEVAKKYPVNIALHTDHCPKDKLDKFVRPLMGISQERVKAGQEPLFQSHMWDGSAVPVAENLEIAAQLLDEAAKGKIVLEIEVGVVGGEEDGVENAINDKLYTTVDDGLAMVEALGLGEKGRYMAALTFGNVHGVYKPGNVKLRPEVLKQIQDAVGAKYGKEKPLSLVFHGGSGSLLSEIREALDYGVVKMNIDTDTQYAFSRPVADHMFRNYDGVLKVDGEVGNKKMYDPRVWGKAAEAGLAARVVEACEHLRSTGTRMK
- a CDS encoding LOG family protein, which produces MPTPPPADVIAPHRHTVEEIETRSAFDRRLATGSLAGVTVQGLRLDLDPVPDLTGTEVTGTLFVGCRFAGREVGADLVRRGANVVPPFSGLPYPTQPSHLYSADDLAAGFADGGFAGMYDTRVYEHFRAHGGALPDVREALGQRLHDHGVDNALVDATRAWLDAHGPQSVVGVMGGHAVPRGSAAYRMAAVLGWELARADRLVVTGGGPGVMEAANLGAFLSAWPADELTAAIDLLATAPDFTDHDRYTEVALRVRTRYAAGPSLPAQRPAPADTGWARSGGLAIPTWLYGHEPANLFAGRIAKYFSNAIREDTILRLARGGIVFAPGKAGTVQEVFQAATKTYYGTDGASGAYVFLDRAYWTDELPVEALLRPLLAASPFGDLSGTVLLTDDVREAVRVLTA
- a CDS encoding phage holin family protein, with product MGFLIRLVITAIALWVTTLIVPGVEVSGRNGANTALTLLVVALIFGVVNAVLKPVIKVFGCVFYLLTLGLFALVVNALLFLLTDWIARGLHLPFHVDGFWAAFWGAIVMAVVSWLISVAVPDRLESR
- a CDS encoding chromosome partitioning protein, which translates into the protein MDDNADRVHGPGQQGVPERDVEPLWPPEPDPADALAAQPWAMTTQPALGPPAPAVPTPRVGPPGPAPVDLDQPFTLDQPLPTPPRPGPGAPAWPVVAESPAPPRAAGAPAQNPPETPPPAPVTPAPAPAPAPAPATAPATVAATAPATVAATAPATAPATPADGRSAAEAQPGVAGATANGARNAGESPWAQPPQRATTTGEPADGPPGTAGPPGEEPVHGPQAAPPHAGPAQARSPQQQPPHPGPLPPQAGLPHPQLAPPHPQAGPPQHQVGPPTQQPGPLHPQAGPPHEQAGAAQPHAEPLYQQAGAAQHQPGPPHEQAGAAQQAAGQPEAATPRLGPFPPSPGVPGHPPPAVPGPAPQPQAGGWYPPAWQQGVPGVSPVPQQPYQEADGVTRVPPAQQGWTPEAGPTPTAEDFARRRQARPVDPVATIGVRAVVNRMGLLRLAPGRHEQEIRRDIEMVRRNFGGLRQVTVVNPKGGAGKTVAILLLAMTFGQKRGGYVLAWDNNETQGTLGMRAQQDFHSRTVRDMLRDLGQFQGAHGRVGDLSQYVRSQGEGMFDVLASDESATGGEMLTAAAFAEIRDVVSRFYKLIFVDTGNNVRAQNWQAAMDATDQLVVTMSARNDSAETAARMLDHLEQSGRQRLVRQAVTVVSMPPSRKEIDLPAIQAHFAARTRAVLLAPYERLIDTGEPIRYGQLSSATRDAWLKIAASVAEGL
- a CDS encoding DUF3151 domain-containing protein — protein: MQNLLPEPPATLLPAHEEADAILAAAAEQGTDEAYAEVAARFPSYSAGWGALASRALDAGQVVQAYAYARTGYHRGLDQLRRSGWKGHGPVPWSHVPNQGFLRCLYVLSRAAGEIGEADEAARCAQFLRDCDPAAGDALAGN